The Lysinibacillus pakistanensis genome includes a window with the following:
- the argB gene encoding acetylglutamate kinase: MTTFKSMHHIARKRMVIKLGGSTLEGLNESFFENFKKLQESGVELIITHGGGPAINRELAAQKVESYTLNGIRVTNEAAIDIVQTTLIGKVNPDLVHELTSAGITAVGLNGFDGKLMVADYLDKDVYGFVGEVNTVNTSLLEALISANIVPVIACIGANESGQALNINGDTVASEIALAIKADSLLLVTDVSGVRIHDAYQSQATPDLIHQWIEEGHIYGGMIPKVQGALECLNAGIPSVQIVGESLVGTTILDSKRVFTPL, translated from the coding sequence ATGACTACGTTCAAATCAATGCATCATATCGCTCGTAAACGTATGGTCATTAAGCTTGGCGGCAGTACGTTAGAAGGCTTAAATGAGTCGTTTTTTGAAAATTTTAAAAAGCTTCAAGAAAGCGGGGTAGAGCTTATCATTACGCATGGTGGTGGTCCAGCCATCAACCGTGAACTCGCGGCTCAAAAGGTTGAATCCTATACCTTAAATGGAATCCGTGTCACAAATGAAGCTGCAATTGACATTGTTCAGACAACACTTATTGGAAAAGTTAATCCCGATCTAGTTCATGAATTAACATCAGCAGGCATTACTGCGGTAGGATTAAATGGTTTCGATGGAAAATTAATGGTAGCCGATTATCTTGACAAAGATGTTTATGGATTTGTAGGAGAAGTCAATACAGTTAATACATCCTTGCTAGAAGCATTAATAAGTGCGAATATTGTGCCAGTTATTGCTTGTATCGGAGCGAATGAATCGGGTCAGGCACTGAATATTAATGGAGATACAGTTGCTAGTGAAATCGCATTAGCAATCAAAGCAGACAGTCTATTACTTGTCACAGATGTAAGTGGTGTTCGTATTCATGATGCATATCAATCACAAGCAACGCCTGACTTAATCCATCAATGGATTGAAGAAGGACATATTTACGGTGGTATGATTCCTAAAGTCCAAGGAGCCTTAGAATGCTTAAATGCAGGAATCCCATCTGTCCAAATTGTTGGCGAATCTTTAGTAGGGACGACCATTTTAGATAGTAAAAGAGTTTTCACCCCATTGTAG
- the ccpA gene encoding catabolite control protein A, producing MTVTIYDVAREANVSMATVSRVVNGNQNVKPATRKKVLEVIERLEYRPNAVARGLASKKTTTVGVIIPDIANNVYAELARGVEDIATMYRYNIILANSDQHEDKELQLLDTMLGKQVDGIVMMSDEVTEKMQQTMDHSPVPIVLAGSVDESQTIATVNIDYYQAAYEAITLLIQNGHKRIAFVTGPLTYTINGKFKLEAYKKALQDAGLPIDESLIAAEESSYDMGLEAWETLSSLENPPTAYFAGSDELAIGLIHGAQDAGKDVPEDIEVISFENSKLARMVRPQLTSVALPLYDIGAVAMRLLTKLMNKEPVEDEAVILPHRIEHRQSVKSK from the coding sequence ATGACTGTTACAATTTATGATGTTGCAAGAGAAGCAAATGTTTCAATGGCAACGGTCTCTCGTGTAGTCAACGGCAATCAAAACGTAAAGCCAGCAACACGAAAAAAAGTATTAGAAGTAATTGAACGATTAGAATATCGTCCAAACGCAGTAGCGCGAGGATTAGCCAGTAAGAAAACAACAACAGTTGGCGTGATTATCCCAGATATTGCAAACAATGTTTATGCGGAGCTGGCACGTGGTGTAGAGGATATTGCAACCATGTACCGTTACAATATTATTTTAGCTAACTCAGATCAACATGAAGATAAAGAGCTACAGTTACTGGATACAATGTTGGGCAAACAGGTAGATGGGATTGTCATGATGAGTGATGAAGTGACTGAAAAAATGCAACAAACAATGGATCATTCACCAGTACCAATTGTGCTTGCGGGTTCAGTAGATGAATCACAAACAATTGCAACTGTTAATATTGACTATTACCAAGCGGCTTATGAGGCTATCACATTACTTATTCAAAATGGACATAAGCGAATTGCTTTCGTAACAGGTCCACTTACTTATACGATTAATGGAAAATTTAAGCTCGAGGCTTATAAAAAAGCTTTGCAAGATGCAGGCTTACCTATAGATGAATCACTAATTGCTGCAGAGGAATCAAGCTATGATATGGGTCTTGAGGCTTGGGAAACATTATCCTCACTGGAAAATCCCCCAACCGCATATTTTGCTGGCAGTGATGAATTAGCAATTGGACTAATTCATGGTGCACAGGATGCAGGAAAGGATGTACCTGAGGATATCGAAGTAATTAGTTTTGAAAATTCAAAATTAGCACGAATGGTACGGCCACAGCTAACAAGTGTTGCGCTGCCGCTTTATGATATTGGAGCTGTTGCTATGCGCTTACTAACAAAACTAATGAATAAAGAGCCAGTTGAAGATGAAGCGGTTATCTTACCGCATCGTATTGAGCATCGACAATCTGTCAAAAGTAAATAG
- the argJ gene encoding bifunctional glutamate N-acetyltransferase/amino-acid acetyltransferase ArgJ — protein sequence MTLIASTNIMKKLSSKNIVSPKGFKAAGLHCGLKHKKKDLAILVSEVPASVAGVFTTNAVQAAPLKVTKEVVYTTKKMQAMIVNSGNANACTGKQGVKDAQTMQSLAAEKLGIEASLVGVCSTGVIGEMMKMEPVTKGITQLEPKDDLESAIDFAQAILTTDTVMKNTSYSTTIDDKEVIIAGVAKGSGMIEPNMATMLGFITTDAYIESEVLQSALSDITNLTFNAITVDGDTSTNDTVVVMANGLAGNEALTPAHPDWQNFYYTLKTVAQDLAKMIAKDGEGATKLIEVEVEGAISHEEARKIAKTVVGSPLVKTAVFGCDANWGRIIAAVGYSGATVDPDKITIQIGGATMVKNGEPIPFSEDELIQILKMHEVKIYVSLGLGEGKGHAWGCDLTYDYVQINASYRS from the coding sequence ATGACACTAATAGCATCAACGAATATTATGAAAAAATTATCAAGTAAAAATATTGTCTCACCAAAAGGTTTTAAAGCAGCCGGTCTACATTGTGGTTTAAAACATAAGAAAAAGGATTTGGCCATATTAGTAAGTGAAGTACCAGCTAGTGTTGCGGGTGTATTTACTACCAACGCCGTGCAAGCAGCACCATTAAAGGTAACAAAGGAAGTTGTTTATACAACTAAAAAAATGCAAGCGATGATTGTAAATTCTGGAAATGCGAATGCATGTACAGGAAAGCAAGGTGTAAAGGATGCACAAACAATGCAATCCCTTGCAGCAGAGAAGCTTGGTATTGAAGCAAGTCTAGTGGGGGTTTGTTCAACAGGTGTTATCGGTGAAATGATGAAAATGGAGCCAGTTACAAAAGGGATTACGCAATTAGAACCGAAGGATGATTTAGAAAGTGCTATTGATTTTGCACAGGCGATTTTGACAACTGATACGGTTATGAAAAACACAAGTTATAGTACAACAATTGATGATAAGGAGGTTATTATTGCTGGAGTGGCAAAAGGTTCAGGTATGATTGAGCCGAATATGGCAACGATGCTTGGTTTTATTACAACGGATGCGTATATCGAATCGGAAGTATTGCAGAGTGCATTATCCGATATCACAAATTTGACGTTTAATGCCATTACAGTGGATGGAGATACATCAACAAATGACACTGTTGTGGTTATGGCAAATGGTTTAGCAGGAAACGAAGCTTTAACGCCTGCACATCCAGATTGGCAAAACTTTTATTATACATTGAAAACAGTTGCTCAAGATCTTGCGAAGATGATTGCGAAAGATGGTGAAGGAGCAACAAAGCTAATTGAGGTAGAAGTGGAAGGAGCCATATCACATGAAGAAGCACGTAAAATTGCTAAAACGGTAGTTGGTTCACCACTTGTAAAAACAGCCGTATTCGGATGTGATGCCAACTGGGGACGTATTATTGCGGCAGTAGGCTATAGTGGGGCAACTGTTGATCCAGATAAAATTACGATTCAAATCGGTGGGGCAACAATGGTAAAAAACGGTGAGCCAATACCTTTCTCAGAAGATGAGTTGATTCAAATTTTAAAAATGCATGAGGTAAAAATTTATGTGTCACTTGGTTTAGGTGAGGGCAAGGGGCATGCATGGGGATGTGATTTAACTTATGACTACGTTCAAATCAATGCATCATATCGCTCGTAA
- a CDS encoding acetylornithine transaminase, with amino-acid sequence MSALFGNYGKRRAQIIKGRGTVVEDTAGKKYLDFTSGIAVVSLGHAHHAIVKAIQEQSERLWHISNLFDIPGQEKVAQKLIADTHFSYAFFCNSGAEANEAAIKLARKHTGKHHIISFEKSFHGRTFGAMSATGQGKVHNGFGPLVGKFTILPFNDVNALEAAIDDSVAAIMLEMIQGEGGVNSVSAEFAAALAKICEEKGILLIVDEVQTGIGRTGTRYAFEQTILKPHIVTLAKGLGGGFPIGGMLGTAELYDTFGPGTHGTTFGGNPLAMSVAETVLDHVFDSAFLQNVQELSAYFVNQLKVNLPSTYTVQGKGLLLGIGCGTAEVAPYIAAAEEKGLLLVGAGPNVIRILPPLTVTKEEIDEAITILKTILP; translated from the coding sequence ATGAGTGCTTTATTTGGTAACTATGGCAAGCGCCGTGCCCAAATAATCAAAGGACGAGGAACAGTTGTAGAAGATACTGCTGGAAAAAAATATTTAGATTTTACTAGTGGAATAGCTGTAGTAAGTCTAGGTCATGCGCACCACGCGATTGTGAAAGCGATCCAGGAGCAGAGTGAAAGGCTATGGCATATCTCTAATTTATTCGATATACCAGGTCAAGAGAAGGTTGCACAAAAACTAATAGCCGATACACATTTTTCCTATGCATTTTTCTGCAATAGTGGTGCCGAAGCCAATGAAGCGGCTATTAAACTGGCCCGTAAGCATACAGGGAAGCATCATATAATTTCCTTTGAAAAGTCATTCCATGGGAGAACTTTTGGCGCAATGTCCGCAACGGGTCAGGGCAAGGTACATAATGGCTTTGGACCACTTGTCGGTAAATTTACAATTCTTCCTTTTAATGATGTGAATGCCCTTGAAGCAGCCATCGATGATTCTGTAGCAGCCATAATGCTAGAAATGATTCAAGGAGAGGGAGGCGTAAACAGTGTATCTGCGGAATTTGCCGCTGCATTAGCAAAAATCTGTGAAGAAAAAGGAATTCTATTGATCGTTGATGAAGTTCAAACAGGAATAGGACGAACTGGAACAAGATATGCCTTTGAGCAAACAATTTTAAAACCACATATTGTGACATTGGCAAAAGGACTAGGTGGCGGCTTCCCTATCGGTGGTATGCTTGGAACTGCTGAATTATATGACACATTTGGTCCTGGAACCCATGGCACGACATTTGGTGGTAATCCACTCGCGATGAGTGTAGCAGAAACTGTACTTGACCATGTTTTTGATTCCGCATTTTTGCAAAATGTACAGGAGCTATCAGCCTATTTTGTGAATCAGTTAAAGGTGAATCTGCCTTCTACTTACACGGTACAGGGCAAAGGTTTACTGCTTGGAATTGGTTGTGGTACTGCAGAAGTGGCGCCATATATTGCGGCTGCAGAGGAAAAGGGCTTATTATTAGTAGGAGCGGGACCAAACGTTATTCGTATATTACCACCTTTGACAGTAACAAAAGAGGAAATTGATGAAGCGATTACTATTTTAAAAACAATATTGCCCTAA
- a CDS encoding GNAT family N-acetyltransferase, which yields MEHKKTFFSVTKETKHGTVYVEGPVPPEKLATYSFHEGLVAFRPPKQQQQAIIEIAGLPEGRIIIIRQEDIIVGYVTYLYPDPLERWAEDRIDNMIELGAIEVIPEYRGTGAGKALLAVSFMGDEMEDYLVITTEYYWHWDLKGTGLNVWDYRKMMEKMMSSAGFEYFATDDPEITSHPANCLMAREGKRVPPETMERFDKLRFRNRFMY from the coding sequence ATGGAACATAAAAAAACTTTTTTTTCTGTCACAAAGGAAACAAAGCATGGTACTGTGTATGTGGAAGGACCTGTTCCTCCAGAAAAATTAGCTACATATTCATTCCATGAAGGCTTGGTTGCCTTTAGACCTCCTAAGCAGCAGCAGCAAGCTATTATTGAAATTGCAGGACTTCCTGAAGGGCGAATTATCATTATTCGCCAAGAAGACATTATCGTAGGCTACGTCACCTATCTCTATCCAGACCCTCTTGAACGCTGGGCCGAGGACCGTATTGATAACATGATTGAGCTAGGCGCTATTGAAGTTATACCTGAATATCGTGGTACAGGTGCTGGTAAAGCATTGCTAGCTGTTTCTTTTATGGGAGATGAAATGGAAGACTATCTTGTCATCACTACTGAATATTATTGGCATTGGGACTTAAAAGGAACTGGCTTAAATGTCTGGGATTATCGTAAAATGATGGAGAAAATGATGAGCTCCGCTGGCTTCGAATATTTTGCAACAGATGATCCCGAAATTACTTCTCACCCAGCTAACTGCCTGATGGCACGCGAGGGAAAGCGTGTGCCTCCTGAAACAATGGAAAGATTTGATAAGCTTCGTTTTAGAAATCGCTTCATGTATTAA
- the argC gene encoding N-acetyl-gamma-glutamyl-phosphate reductase has product MKVGIVGATGYGGLELIRFLHNHKAVEQIELFTSSEEGVIFSSKFGHLVQIADTPLQKIDYEALEKYDVVFTSTPSGVTSELLPPLVGKGPKLIDLSGDFRLKDPTSYETWYGKKAAPLDIIQQSVYGLTEWNAENVQQAALIANPGCYPTAVLLSVLPLIKERLIDPSFLIIDAKSGISGAGNKPSQTTHFSEANENFSIYKTNSHQHIPEIEQAISMFADVQTTITFNTHLVPMTRGILSTSYAPTMPGATEDQLISCLKNTYDKHPFVRIVTDVNSLGTNRVKGSNYCDIFVKVDSRTNRATIVGVIDNLVKGAAGQAIQNMNVQFDLPQTTGLDVVPFFI; this is encoded by the coding sequence TTGAAAGTAGGAATTGTTGGTGCAACTGGCTACGGTGGACTGGAGCTTATTCGATTTTTACATAATCATAAAGCAGTAGAGCAGATTGAGTTATTTACATCTTCTGAGGAAGGTGTAATTTTTTCTTCTAAGTTTGGGCATCTCGTTCAAATTGCTGATACACCGTTACAAAAAATTGATTATGAAGCTTTAGAGAAATATGATGTGGTTTTTACAAGTACACCTTCTGGGGTGACTAGTGAGCTTTTGCCCCCATTAGTAGGGAAAGGTCCTAAATTAATAGACTTATCTGGTGACTTTCGGTTAAAAGATCCTACAAGCTATGAAACATGGTATGGCAAGAAAGCAGCACCGCTGGATATTATTCAGCAAAGTGTTTATGGCTTAACTGAATGGAATGCTGAAAATGTACAACAAGCAGCTCTTATTGCCAATCCTGGTTGTTACCCTACTGCGGTTCTACTATCCGTATTACCGCTAATAAAGGAGCGATTAATCGACCCGAGCTTTTTAATAATAGATGCAAAAAGCGGGATTTCTGGAGCTGGAAATAAACCATCACAGACAACACATTTTAGTGAGGCAAATGAAAATTTCTCGATCTATAAAACAAATTCACATCAGCATATCCCTGAAATTGAACAGGCTATTTCAATGTTTGCAGATGTTCAGACAACAATAACTTTTAATACGCATTTAGTACCAATGACACGAGGAATTTTATCGACCTCTTACGCACCGACTATGCCTGGTGCCACAGAGGATCAACTGATTTCTTGTTTAAAAAATACCTATGACAAACATCCATTTGTTCGAATTGTTACGGATGTCAATAGTCTAGGAACAAATCGTGTAAAAGGTTCTAACTATTGTGATATTTTTGTGAAAGTAGACAGCCGAACAAACCGTGCCACGATTGTTGGGGTTATCGATAATTTAGTCAAAGGGGCGGCAGGGCAAGCCATTCAAAATATGAACGTTCAATTTGATTTACCGCAAACAACAGGGCTAGACGTTGTGCCGTTCTTTATTTAA
- a CDS encoding NAD-dependent epimerase/dehydratase family protein, translating to MNILVIGGTRFFGKKLVELCLQNGHTVTILTRGQSGNPFGAQVKQLIVNRDDAEALAQALESSSWDIVFDNICYAPDEAQKLCEILEGKTKKLVFTSTLSTYEVDGNVKSEEDFNPYDYEIRMGNREDFSYGEGKRQAEALFFKEATFPVVAVRFPIVMGENDYTQRLHFHVERILKGEPISLPNIEAKMSYITDEEAAAFLYFAGISPIEGPYNATASGAISLKDLIGLIEEASGNHARISLIGSDEHSQSPYGVPADWYMSNAKAEAAGFTFSQLHHWLPDLVKTVVKQLQ from the coding sequence ATGAACATATTGGTAATAGGCGGTACACGTTTTTTTGGAAAAAAGCTTGTTGAGCTATGTCTTCAAAATGGACACACTGTTACGATATTAACACGGGGCCAAAGTGGTAATCCTTTTGGGGCACAGGTAAAGCAGTTAATTGTGAATCGTGATGATGCCGAAGCGTTAGCACAGGCGCTTGAAAGTTCCTCATGGGATATCGTCTTTGATAATATTTGTTATGCACCAGATGAAGCTCAAAAACTCTGTGAAATTTTAGAAGGTAAAACAAAAAAACTCGTTTTTACCTCTACTCTATCCACTTACGAGGTAGACGGCAATGTAAAATCGGAAGAGGATTTTAATCCTTATGATTATGAAATTCGTATGGGGAACCGTGAAGATTTTTCCTACGGTGAAGGCAAACGACAAGCTGAAGCACTATTTTTCAAAGAGGCTACCTTCCCTGTTGTTGCTGTGCGTTTTCCAATTGTTATGGGCGAGAACGATTATACACAACGTTTACACTTTCATGTGGAACGAATTCTCAAGGGAGAACCGATTTCTTTACCAAATATTGAAGCAAAGATGAGTTACATCACAGATGAGGAAGCCGCAGCATTTTTATATTTTGCCGGTATTTCTCCAATAGAGGGTCCTTATAATGCTACAGCATCAGGTGCCATTTCTTTAAAGGATTTAATTGGACTAATTGAAGAGGCTAGTGGAAACCATGCTAGAATTTCGCTAATTGGTAGCGATGAGCATTCACAGTCACCCTATGGAGTTCCAGCAGATTGGTATATGTCAAATGCAAAGGCAGAAGCTGCTGGATTTACATTTAGCCAACTCCATCATTGGCTCCCCGACCTAGTAAAGACAGTGGTAAAACAGCTACAATAA
- a CDS encoding acetoin utilization protein AcuC, whose product MKKAVFVYSPEQLGYKFSDTHPFNHKRLTLTMDLLKNIDALDDVDIVPARIATEEELLLAHDPKYVDIVKKAGHGELSEAQGESYGIGTEDTPIFENMHEASAQLVGGTLTAVDYVMEGKAEHALNLGGGLHHGFRGRASGFCIYNDSTVAIRYLQEKYNARVLYVDTDAHHGDGVQWSFYEDPDVCTLSIHETGRYLFPGTGNITERGNGQGYGTSFNFPIDAFTEDESFLEIYEKSMREIFEFFKPDVVLTQNGADAHYFDPLTHLYGTINLYREIPKLAHQLAHEYCGGKWIAVGGGGYDIWRVVPRAWSMLWLEMTDQQLPTGPLPQAWLDRWQPEAPVPFIPTWEDPNPLYEPIPRKAEIEEKNAQMLAKALHIIRNEKRV is encoded by the coding sequence ATGAAAAAGGCAGTATTTGTATACTCACCAGAGCAGCTCGGATATAAATTTTCAGATACTCACCCCTTTAATCATAAACGCTTGACGCTTACAATGGATTTGCTAAAAAATATTGACGCTCTTGACGACGTGGACATTGTTCCGGCTCGTATAGCAACAGAGGAAGAATTATTACTCGCACATGATCCTAAATATGTTGATATTGTCAAAAAAGCGGGTCATGGTGAGCTTTCCGAGGCACAGGGAGAAAGCTATGGCATAGGCACTGAGGATACACCCATTTTTGAGAATATGCATGAAGCAAGTGCCCAGCTTGTCGGAGGAACGCTAACAGCTGTCGATTATGTTATGGAAGGCAAGGCCGAGCACGCCCTCAATTTAGGTGGTGGGCTACATCATGGCTTCCGTGGCCGTGCATCCGGTTTTTGTATATATAACGACAGTACAGTGGCCATCCGCTATTTGCAGGAAAAATATAATGCTCGTGTACTGTATGTAGATACCGATGCGCATCATGGGGATGGTGTACAATGGAGTTTTTATGAAGATCCAGATGTTTGTACATTGTCTATCCATGAAACAGGACGTTACCTTTTCCCCGGAACTGGTAATATAACAGAACGAGGAAATGGACAGGGCTATGGCACTTCTTTCAATTTTCCAATTGATGCTTTTACAGAGGATGAGAGTTTTTTAGAAATCTATGAAAAATCCATGAGGGAAATTTTTGAATTTTTCAAGCCCGATGTTGTGCTGACGCAAAATGGTGCTGATGCACACTATTTTGATCCATTAACACATTTATATGGTACTATAAATCTCTACAGAGAAATTCCAAAGCTCGCCCATCAATTGGCACATGAATATTGTGGTGGCAAATGGATTGCAGTTGGTGGTGGTGGCTACGATATTTGGCGTGTCGTGCCGCGCGCATGGTCTATGCTATGGCTAGAAATGACCGATCAGCAATTGCCAACAGGTCCTCTTCCACAAGCGTGGTTAGATCGCTGGCAACCTGAAGCGCCTGTACCATTTATTCCAACTTGGGAGGATCCGAATCCCTTGTATGAGCCAATTCCCCGAAAGGCAGAGATTGAAGAAAAAAATGCGCAAATGTTAGCGAAAGCACTACATATTATTCGTAACGAAAAACGCGTTTAA
- the acsA gene encoding acetate--CoA ligase codes for MGMKMMEKLKAIPGQHNLPNYEEAAATHDWAETEKGFSWYETGRVNMAYEAIDRHTETHRKNKVALYFTDGKRKEAYSFNEMKKQTNKAANVLKSVTNLEKGDRLFIFMPRSPELYFSLLGALKMGVIVGPLFEAFMEGAVYDRLADSEAKALVTTPELLERVPLEKLPNLQHVFLVGSNIEETSQILDFNKRLKEASSQFDIEWMDREDGMILHYTSGSTGAPKGVLHVHNAMLQQYQSSQWVLDLREDDIYWCTADPGWVTGTAYGIFGPWLNGVTMLIVGGRFSPQAWYQAIEDYSVTVWYSAPTAFRMLMGAGSGMLENYDLSSLRHVLSVGEPLNPEVIRWGSEELGHRIHDTWWMTETGAHMICNYPSMDIKPGSMGKPLPGIHATIVDDAGNEVPPFTMGNLAVRRGWPAMMRQIWGNPERYESYFLKGEWYVSGDSAYMDDEGYFWFQGRVDDVIMTAGERVGPFEVESKLLEHPDVIEAGVIGKPDPVRGEIIKAFVSLREGVEPSDTLIEDIRNFVKKGLSAHAAPREIEFKDKLPKTRSGKIMRRVLKAWELNLPTGDLSTMED; via the coding sequence ATGGGGATGAAAATGATGGAGAAGTTAAAAGCAATACCTGGGCAACACAATTTACCTAATTACGAGGAAGCGGCAGCTACACATGATTGGGCAGAGACAGAGAAGGGATTTAGTTGGTACGAAACAGGTCGTGTGAATATGGCGTATGAGGCGATTGATCGACATACGGAAACACATCGTAAGAATAAGGTAGCTCTTTATTTCACTGATGGTAAACGAAAAGAGGCTTATTCTTTTAATGAAATGAAAAAACAAACTAATAAGGCCGCAAATGTCTTAAAATCGGTGACGAATTTAGAAAAAGGGGATCGTTTATTTATTTTCATGCCACGTTCTCCTGAGCTCTATTTTTCATTATTAGGTGCATTAAAAATGGGCGTTATTGTTGGACCTTTGTTTGAGGCATTTATGGAGGGAGCTGTTTACGACCGACTAGCAGACAGTGAAGCGAAAGCATTAGTGACGACACCTGAGTTGCTTGAGCGAGTACCTTTAGAAAAGCTTCCTAATTTACAGCACGTCTTTTTAGTAGGCTCTAATATAGAGGAAACTTCACAAATTTTAGATTTTAATAAACGTCTAAAAGAGGCTTCATCTCAATTTGATATTGAATGGATGGATAGAGAAGATGGCATGATTCTGCATTATACTTCTGGATCAACTGGTGCACCAAAGGGCGTATTACATGTCCATAATGCAATGCTACAACAATATCAATCATCACAATGGGTATTAGATTTGCGTGAGGATGATATTTATTGGTGTACGGCTGATCCAGGATGGGTAACGGGAACGGCATATGGTATTTTTGGTCCATGGTTAAACGGTGTGACAATGCTTATTGTTGGTGGAAGGTTTTCACCACAGGCCTGGTATCAAGCTATTGAGGATTATAGTGTAACAGTTTGGTATAGTGCGCCAACAGCTTTCAGAATGTTGATGGGTGCAGGTAGTGGCATGCTTGAGAATTATGATTTATCTTCTTTACGTCATGTGTTATCTGTTGGTGAGCCGTTAAATCCAGAGGTAATTCGTTGGGGTAGTGAAGAGCTAGGTCATCGTATTCATGATACGTGGTGGATGACGGAAACTGGTGCACATATGATTTGTAACTATCCTTCTATGGATATTAAGCCAGGTTCCATGGGGAAACCATTGCCAGGTATTCATGCAACGATAGTGGATGATGCTGGGAATGAAGTGCCACCATTTACAATGGGGAATCTAGCAGTTCGTCGAGGCTGGCCAGCCATGATGCGTCAAATTTGGGGCAATCCAGAGCGTTATGAGTCATATTTCTTAAAAGGTGAATGGTATGTGTCAGGAGACTCTGCTTATATGGATGATGAAGGTTACTTCTGGTTCCAGGGGCGTGTAGATGATGTGATCATGACGGCTGGTGAGCGTGTTGGGCCTTTCGAGGTTGAAAGCAAGCTATTGGAGCATCCAGATGTAATTGAAGCAGGTGTTATCGGTAAGCCAGACCCTGTACGAGGTGAAATAATTAAAGCCTTTGTTTCATTACGTGAAGGCGTTGAGCCATCAGATACTTTGATTGAAGATATTCGTAATTTTGTCAAGAAGGGCTTATCAGCTCACGCAGCTCCGCGTGAAATTGAATTTAAGGATAAGCTACCAAAAACACGCAGTGGTAAGATTATGCGTCGTGTGTTAAAAGCATGGGAGTTAAATCTACCAACTGGAGATTTGTCGACGATGGAAGACTAA
- a CDS encoding acetoin utilization AcuB family protein, with amino-acid sequence MIVEEIMNDEPYTLAPTNTVLEALKLMREKKVRHLPVVDAEQHVLGVITERDIKEALPSSLQDEPNSPVFNAKVEEIMIKNPLVGHPLDFVEEVALTFYESKVGCLPIVSGGKLVGIVTTTDLLYTYIELTGATEPGSKIEIRVTDTPGILFEITKIFHEHHANVQSVLVYPDSENTQNKILSVRVKTLNPLAMIEDLRKEGFDVLWPNLPGVSLQ; translated from the coding sequence ATGATCGTAGAAGAAATCATGAATGATGAGCCCTACACGCTGGCTCCAACAAATACAGTGCTTGAAGCGCTAAAGTTAATGCGTGAGAAAAAAGTGCGTCATTTACCAGTTGTAGATGCGGAACAGCATGTTCTTGGTGTCATCACAGAACGAGATATTAAAGAAGCGCTTCCTTCTTCATTGCAGGATGAACCCAATTCTCCCGTATTTAATGCAAAAGTGGAAGAAATAATGATTAAAAATCCACTAGTTGGTCATCCGCTTGATTTTGTTGAGGAGGTAGCTCTTACATTTTATGAATCTAAAGTAGGCTGCTTGCCAATTGTCTCTGGTGGCAAACTTGTTGGAATCGTCACAACTACCGATTTACTTTATACTTATATTGAATTAACTGGTGCCACTGAGCCTGGCTCAAAAATTGAAATTCGTGTAACTGACACACCAGGGATTTTATTTGAAATCACAAAGATATTCCACGAACATCATGCAAATGTCCAAAGCGTCTTAGTTTATCCTGACTCTGAAAATACACAAAATAAAATTTTAAGTGTCCGAGTGAAAACTCTGAATCCATTAGCGATGATTGAAGATCTTCGTAAAGAGGGCTTCGATGTACTATGGCCTAATTTACCAGGTGTTTCATTACAATGA